The region CACGAAGCTTTCGCCTCCCAGGTATTGGCCACGTTGAGCGCCTGGGAAGACGACACCTACTGCCGCGACGTGCTTGGCCTGGACGGTGCGCTGGGTTCCATCGACCGCGACAAGCTGAATGTCACCGGCTCCTCGCTGGCTGCTGGCCACCCGTTCGCCGCCACCGGTACTCGCATCCTGGCCACCGCAGCGAAGCAGCTCAAGGAAGCTGGCGGCGGACGCACTCTCATCTCCATTTGCGCTGCCGGCGGGCAGGGCATCACCGCAATCTTGGAACGCTAAACCACCCATAGGAAGGAATGAACCATGTTGCTCAATAAGAATAAGAAGGAAAACGAGTTCGCCCCTGGTGTGGACGGCCCTGACAACTCCACTCCTGCGGAGATTCGCCCGGACCATGCCAAGGCAGAGCCCAACAGCCCGGCGCGCCTGCCGATGAAGCCAGACCCGGCCATCGTGCCTGAGCTGCAGGCTCTCCTGGAAGGTGAGAACCCGGAGTTCCGCGCCCGAATGCGCGAGTTTGGTGAGAACCCTGACCTCTATCCGCGCTCGGATCTGCCGCTGGAGGAACAGCGCCGCCACACCATGGAAGGCGTGCGCGCGGTCGGAGAGGAAGGCTACTTCCTGGCTGGCTTCCGCGAGGAAAACGGCGGTTCCTCCAACCCGCGCGATGCGCTGACCACGCTGGAGGCGCTGGCGTCTATCAACGGTTCGCTGGCTATTAAGTCCGGCGTGCAGTGGGGCCTGTGGGGCGGCGCAGTGGACCAGCTGGGCACCGAGCGCCACTCCGAGTGGGCGCGCAAGGCAGCGAGCCTGGAGGTGCCGGGCTGCTTTGCGATGACCGAACACGGCCACGGCTCCGACGTCCAGTCCCTCGAGACCGTTGCGACCTACGACGTGGAGACCCAGGAATTCGTCATCGATACCCCGCGTGATTCCGCGGTGAAGAACTACATCGGTAACGCCGCTGCCGATGGTCGCGCAGCGGCCGTCTTCGCGCAGCTGGTCACTCCGGATTCCGATGGCCGCTCCAACGGCGTGCACTGCTTCATCGTCCCAATTCGCGACGAAGAGGGCAACGCCCTGCCAGGTATCACCATTGGCGACCACGGCCACAAGGGTGGCTTGGTCGGTGTGGATAACGGCACCCTTGCCTTCGACAAGGTCCGCATCCCACGTGAGAACCTGCTCAACCGCTTCGCGGATGTGGACGAGAAGGGCCACTACTCCTCGCCGATTAAGAGCAAGAACGCCCGCTTCTTCACCATGCTGGGCACCCTGATTCGCGGTCGCATCGCGGTCTCCGGTGCTGCGGGTGGTGCAACGCAGGCATCGCTGGATATTGCGGTGCGCTATGCCAACCGCCGTCGTCAGTTCCCGGGCGCTACTGGTCATGAAAAGAAGCTCATTGACTACCGCTCGCACCGTCGTCGCCTGCTCATCCCGCTGGCGCGCACCTACGCTCTCCAGCTGCTGCAGAACCAGATCCTGGACCGCTACCACGAGCAGGTGCAGCAGCAGAACAGCGGCGCATGGTCGGTGACCGAGCCGAACGAGGAGCAGAAGTTTGCTTCCCGCGAGATGGAGTCGCTGGCCGCAGCGATTAAGTCCGCGCAGACCGCGCATGCGAATAAGACCATTCAGGAGTGCCGCGAGGCCTGCGGCGGTGCTGGTTACATGAGCGAGAACCGCCTGACCACCTACCGCGCAGATGCTGACGTGTATGCCACCTTCGAAGGTGACAACACCGTGCTCATTCAGATGGTCGGTAAGAACCTGCTGACTGCGTATGGCCGCGATATGTCGGATATGTCCCCGTGGGATACGGTGCGCTACGTGGCTGAGACCGCCGGTGATGTCGTGCGTCGCCGCACGGGCTTCACCACCCGCCTGCAGGGCATTCGCGACCTGGTGACGGCGGAGGAGAATCACTCCCTGTTTGAGGCCAACTACCAAGCACAGCTTATCGATGACCGAGCCCAGTCCGTCCTCAAATCCTTAGTCCGCCGCGTCGCCCCGGCGCGCTCTGCGGACAAGGTGCAGGCCGCCGCCATCATGAACAAGGTCCAGGACCACCTGATTGCTGCTGGTTGGGCTCGCGTGGACACCCTGCTGGTCCAGGCCATGGTGGAGGCCGAGGAGAAGCTGGAAGAAGGCTCGCAGGCACGCAAGGTCTTTGAGCAGCTGCGCCACCTGTTTGTCTTTGACAGCATCGTCCAGCATGCAGGCTGGTACCAGGAGCACAACATGCTTCCGGCCAGCCGCGTGAAGGCAGCGCGTGCTGCGATTAATGACCTGGTCGACTCCCTGGCACCGTGGTCGGTCGTGCTGGTGGATGCCTTCGGCATTCCGGCAGAGGCCTCCAACGTGCCGATGCTCAACAGCTCGGGCGTGGACCCGAAGCGGGACTAGACCACAACCATCCAGATGGCCACGAGGTGCACCACCGCGGCCGCAATGGTCGCGGTGTGGAAGTGCTCGTGGTAGCCGTACCACCGAGCATTACGGCCCGGCCACTTCAGGCCGTAGACCACCGCACCGAGTGAGTAGATAACGCCGCCGGCAAACAGCAGCCACACCACGGCTGGGCCGGCGGCGTTCCATAGTGTCGGCAGCAGTGGCAGAATCAACCAGCCGAGTGCTAGGTAGACCACAACGTCGAGCCAGCGCGGGTGGTCAATCCACACCAGGTTCAAAATCACGCCCAGAATCGCACCGGCCCACGCGGTGCCCAGCATCCAGGCGGCCGTGGCGGGTTCAAGAACGATAAGGCACAGCGGCGTATAGGTCGAAGCGATAAAGACCGCGATGGTGGCATGGTCGGCACGCCGCCACCACTGCACTGCCCTCGCCGTTGGCCAGGGCCAGCGGTGATAGAGCGCAGAGACGCCAAATAGGCCCACCAGACCCACGCCATAGACAGTGACGCCGAGGGCTTGGGCCCAGGGCAGCGTCATCCAGGAATAGGTAATCAGCACCGTCGAGGCAATCACAGACAAAATCGCGGCGATGAGGTGTCCCCAGCCGCGCGTAACCGGGCGCGTGCCGCGGTCGGCGACCCAGATGGTGTGGGCAACCACACCCGGGGACTGAGAGCTCAGTTCCTCTTCTGCTGCTTTGGTTGCCTCTTCGCTATGGCGCATGCTTGGACCTTTCTCGAAGCTACGATGCCGTAAGTTTAGTTAGAGATCACAGCCGCTTCAAGGAAAAGATCACAAAAAGGCCGCAGCCCCTGGATAGGAACTGCGGCCTCAAGCGTCGTTTTTATTCGACGACGGAGTTGGCACCTACTGCGTGACCAAACAGGTCCGGCAGCGTGGTAGACCAGGCAGCAACCAGGTCAGTCAAGGCGATGTCTTCCTCGCCCAGTGTGAGGTTGCCGGAGTCGTTGGTCTCGCCAATCACGGCAGCCGGGATACCCAGCTCTGCTGCCCGAGCCAGCACGCCATCGATGCGGTCGGAAGTAGTGCCGACCAGCACGCGGGAAGCGGACTCGGAGAAAGCAGCCACGAAGGCATCCTCGTGGACGTTCTCCAGGTTGAGGTTCAAGCCCTTGCCGGTGCGCTTGACCATCTCGAAGGCAGCCACTGCGATGCCGCCTTCGGAGACGTCGTGCGCAGCAGTCAGCAGGTCATTGTCGGCGAAGAAGTCGGCCAGACGCTTCTCGTTGGCCAGGTCAACCTGCGGCGGCAAACCGGAAAGCATGTTGCCCTCCGAGCCGGCGAGCTGCTGCCAAATCGAGCCGCCGAATTCATCGCGGGTCTCGCCCAGAGCGATAACGACTTCTGGCTCGGTGCGCTTGCCCAGCTCGTGGCCATTAGCGCGGTGCACGTCATCCATTACGCCCAGCACACCGACGACCGGGGTCGGCAGAATCGGCTCTTCGCCGGTCTGGTTGTAGAAGGAGACGTTGCCGCCGGAAACTGGGATGCCGAGTTCGACGGCGCCATCGGCAAGCCCATGCACCGACTCGCGGAACTGCCACATGACGTCCGGATTCTCCGGGGAGCCATAGTTGAGGCAGTTGGTGATAGCGACCGGACGAGCGCCCGTCACCGCGACGTTGCGGTAGGCCTCAGCCAATGCGAGGCGTGCGCCCATGTTCGGATCCAGCTTGGTGTAGCGGCCAGAAGCATCGGCGGACACGGCCACGCCGCGGCCGGTTTCTTCGTCGATACGCAGCACGCCGGAGTCCGCGTGGTGGGACTGGACGGTGTTGCCGCGCACGTAGCGGTCGTACTGGTTGGTGATGAAATCGCGGGAGCACAGGGCAGGAGATGCGACGAGCTGCTTGAGGGCATCGCTAAGCGATGCTCGCTCCACACCATTGAATTCCTGCAGCTCATCTTGCCACTCCGGGCGGGCGTACGGGCGGTCGTAGACCGGGGCCTCATCAGCGATGGTGGCAGCCGGCGCATCCACGACGACCTCGCCCTGGTGGCGGATGATGAGGTGCTCGCCGGTGGTGACCTCGCCAATCTCGGCGCAGGTAACATCCCAGTGGGCACAGATTTCGCGGAACTTCTCGACGTTCTCCGGCGCCACGACAGCACACATGCGCTCCTGGGACTCAGAAGCCAGGATCTCGGCGGCGGTCATGTTCGCAGCACGCAGCGGGACGTTGTCGAGGTTAATTTCCATACCGCCATCGCCAGCTGCAGCCAGCTCGGAAGTAGCACAGGCCAGACCCGCGCCACCGAGGTCCTGAATACCGACAACCACACCGGCGTTGTAGAGGTCCAGGCAGCACTCGATGAGCACCTTCTCCGCGAACGGGTCGCCGACCTGCACGGCCGGGAGCTTGCGCTCAGCGCCGTCTTCGAAGGTGTCAGACGCCAGCACGGACACACCACCGATGCCGTCCAGGCCGGTGCGGGAACCGAAAAGCATGACCTTGTTGCCGGTACCGGAGGCAAAGGCCAGCTTGAGGTCATCGACCTTCAGCGTGCCCACGCACAGCGCGTTGACCAGCGGGTTACCGGCGTAGGACTCATCAAAGACGGTCTCACCACCAATGTTGGGCAGGCCCAGGGAGTTACCGTAGCCGCCAATGCCTTCGACGACGCCCGGCAGGACGCGCTTAGTGTCTGGGGCATCGGCTGCACCGAAGCGCAGCTGGTCCATCACAGCAATCGGGCGCGCACCCATGGCCATGATGTCGCGGACGATGCCGCCCACACCCGTCGCAGCGCCCTGATACGGCTCCACGTAGGAGGGGTGGTTGTGGGACTCCACGCGGAAGGTGACCGCATTGCCGTCTCCGATGTCGACCACGCCGGCGTTCTCGCCAATACCGGCCAGAATCTTCTCGCCCATTTCTTCGGTCATGGTCTCGCCGAAGTAGCGCAGGTGCGTCTTGGAGGACTTATACGAGCAGTGCTCGGACCACATCACCGAGTACATCGTCAGCTCTGCATCGGTCGGGCGACGGCCCAGGATGTCGCGGATGCGCTGGTACTCGTCGTCCTTCAAGCCCAGCTCGCGGAAGGGCTGATCCTGCTCAGGCGAGGTGCTCGCCTGCTCCACGGTGTCATTGTGCACAGTCATGATTAACCTTCTTCCTGCCTTAAGCCGCGGGCTGCGCGATGGCTTCGAGGGCGGACTTGAACAGACCCAAACCATCCAGGGAAGGGCCGGTGAGCATCTCGATGGCGTGCTCCGGGTGCGGCATCAAACCAACGACATTGCCGCGTTCATTGGTGATACCGGCAATAGAATTCAGCGAGCCGTTGTAGTTGTCCAGGTAGCGGAAGACGACCTGGCCTTCGCCTTCCAGGCGTGCCAGGGTTTCAGCAGAAGCCTGGAAACGGCCCTCACCGTGCTTGGACGGGATGAGGATGTGCTGACCTTGCTCGAACTGGTTGGTCCATGCGGTCTCAGCGTTCGCGACCTCCAGCACCGCATCGGTGCAGTGGAAGTGCAGGCCCTTGTTGCGGGTCAGGGCACCAGGCAGCAGGCCGGTTTCGGTGAGAATCTGGAAACCATTGCAAATGCCGAGAACCGGCATGCCCTTATCGGCTGCCTCAATGACGCTGCGCATCACGGGTGCCAGTGCAGAAATCGCACCGGAGCGCAGGTAGTCGCCGTAAGAAAAGCCGCCGGGGACCACAACGGCATCGACGCCGTGCAGGTCCGCATCCGCGTGCCACAGGTCCACGACCTGCGCACCAGCAGTACGCGCTGCGCGGGCCGCATCAACATCGTCCAGGGTGCCGGGGAAAGTGATTACTCCGATCTTGGCCGACACTTAGGCTTCCTTTCCGCTCTCAACGGAGACAACCTCGTAGTCCTCGATGACGGTGTTCGCCAGCAAAGTCGAAGCAACCTTGTCCAGGTCAGCGTCCGAAACGCTATCGTCGACTTCCAGCTCAAAGCGCTTGCCTTGGCGAACATCGCTCACACCGTTAACGCCGATGCGTCCCAGCGCGCGAACTACGGCCTGACCCTGCGGATCCAGGATTTCAGCCTTGGGCATGACATTGACAACAACACGAGTCATGAATTTTTGCCTTACTGTGTGGGGCTTAGTCTGCAGGGCACAGTTTAGCCCCGGATGGGCCAAACTCATACCTGCTTAAGACAGTAGTTCACCCCCCGCCGATGACCACAGCCTAAACAGCACATGAACTTTCGACGACACCCCGCGACAGCCCTCGCGCGATGCACTAGAACTTATCGTCGTACCCCTCATCTCTCATCCAAGGACTGTCATGCATTCTCGTCGCATCGGCGCGGTCGTGCTCGCCGCTACCCTTAGTGCCGCAACTCTCCAGCCCGCTTACGCTGCCCCGGATGGCAGCAACGTCGTCCTCAACGAGGTCTACGGCGGTGGCGGTAACTCCGGCGCTACGCTCACCCACGACTTCATCGAACTGTTCAACCCCACCGACAACGACATCGATCTCACCGGCTGGTCTGTCGAGTACTTCTCCGGCTCCGGCAACTCCGGCGGCACCGCGCAGCTATCCGGCACCATCCCGGCCGGCGGCTACTTCCTCATCCAGGCCGCCCAGGGCAACGGCGGCGATACTGCCCTGCCCACCCCTGATGCCACCTCCACCCTGGCCATGTCCGGCACCCGGGGCTCGGTGCAGCTTTACGATGCCTCCTCCAACCCCGTCGACCTCGTCGGCTTCGGCAACGCAGAACTCTACGAAACCAACCCGGCACCTGCACCCAGCAACACCACCTCGGTCACCCGCACCGACGGCGTCGACACCGACGACAACTCCGCCGACTTCAGCACCGGCACCCCGTCCCCGGTGAATTCCCAAGGGGACTCGCAAGGCGAGTCCGGGGATGACGACAACGACAACAACGACGCTCCATCTGAGCCAATCGAGGGCATTACTGAGATCGTCGATATCCAGGGCACCGGCGATACTTCCCCACTCGAGGGTCGAACCGTGCGCACCACTGGCGTGGTCACCGGCGTGTGGGAGGAAGGCGGCAAGAACGGCTTCACCATCCAGCAGCCGGGCGTGACTGCCGCTGCGGGTGAGGCCTCCCCGGGCCTGTTCGTCTACCTGGGCAACCGCGACAACTACCCGGACATCGACGACACCGTCGAGGTCACCGGCGAGGTCTCCGAGTACTTCGGTTCCACCCAGGTCACTGCCAGCGCGGTGGACCAGGCGGAGCAGGATGCGGAGGTGGAGCCGGTGGACATCGTTAAGCTGCCGCAAGGTGATGAAGCCCGCGAGTCCTTTGAGCATGTCCTGGTGCTGCCGGGCACGCACACGGTGACGAACAATTACGCGCTCAATCAGTACGGCGAGGTCGGCCTGGCCGATGGTACCGAGGCGCTGCGCCAGCCTTCCGATGTCCACTCCCCGTCCACCGACCCGAACTCGGACCTGCAGAAACTGCAAGCTGAGAACGACGCCCGCCTGGTCACGCTTGACGATGGCCGCACCCGCGACTACCTCAAGACCGACCAAGAAACCCCACTGCCCTACCTGGCCCAAGATGATGCGCAGACCATCAAGCCGCTGCGTACCACCGACCAGGTCGAATTCCAGCACCCGGTGATTGTGGATTACTCCCATGAGCAGTGGCGTTTCCAGCCCACCGAGCCTGTCACCGGCAACACCGCTGGTGAAGACCTCCCGATTGCGTGGGAGAACTCCCGCGCAGCCGAAGAAGGCGCGATGGACAACGTCGACGGCGACTACTCGATTGCGGCGTTTAACGTGCTGAACTACTTCACCTCCTTGGGTGAGGAATTCGGTGGCAGCGCCTACACCGATAAGGACGGCAACCCGGTCACCGTGAACCGCGGCACCACCCGTGGCGCCTACACCGCTGCGGCACTGCGTGACCAGGAAACCAAGATTGTCGCCGCGATTAATGGTCTGGATGCCGATGTCGTGGGGCTCTCCGAAATCGAAGACGGCTTCGCTGTCACCGGTGACTTTGAAAAGCGCGACCAGGCGCTCGCCCACCTGACTGAAGCGCTGAATGCTGCGGGTGGCAACTGGGATTACGTCCGCTCCCCGGGCGAGGACGTCGTTCCAGATTCCCCGGACGTTATCCGCACGGCGTTTATCTACCAGAAGGACCGCGTCGAACCAGTTGGTGAGTCCCGCATCTTCGAAGACCGGCGCTTCACCGGCACTGCTCGCGAACCACTCGCGCAGGAATTTAAGGCGGCCGACAGCGACGATACTTTCGTGGCGGTAGCCAACCACTTCAAGTCCAAGGGTTCTGTCGCCAAGGGCGATGCCGATACCGGCGACGGCCAGGGCAACAACGCCAACGTCCGCAACGCCCAAGCACAGGCCGTGCTCGACCACCTGGGCAAGCAGGACGACTGGAAGGACAAGCCGACCTTTGTCCTCGGCGACCTGAATTCGTATACGCATGAAGACGCCATCAATGTCTTCCGCACCAACGGCTACACCGTTCCAGCTGAGACCTTTGAGGCCGATCCGTCCTACCAGTTCTCCGGCCTACTGGGATCCTTGGACCACGTCCTGGCCAACGACATCGCCAGCAACCTACTTGACGATGCCGAAGTCTGGAACATCAACGCCGACGAAGCCATCTCCTTCGAGTACTCTCGCCGCAACTACAACACCGTCGACTTCCACGACGACTCGCCATTCCGCTCCTCTGACCACGACCCGGTCAAGGTTGGCTTCAGCTTCGACCAGAATCCAGAGGATCCCGAGGAACCAGAGGAACCAGGCGACAACGGCAACGAGCCTGGCGATGACGACAAGCCCGGCGCGCCTGGCAACGGCTCCAGCGGTTCGAGCGGATCCAACCTGGGTTCCAGCACCGGTGGCGTTCTCGCGGCTATAGCGGGTGTGCTCTTCGCAGTTCCTGCGCTTGGCTTCCTGGTCGCCGGTCTGCCGCGTGTGATTCCAGCACCAGTGCTGGATGCGCTACCGAAGCCGGTGCGCGACTTTATTAACTGGCTGCGTTAGCCAGCAACACGCTGTAGTCGGCGGGGCGGGCGCCGGCTGCAGCGGCCTTTTCGGCCGCTTTAAGAAAGTCGTTTTCGACCTTGCGGTCATCGAGATTTCGTCCGGAGACGGACAAACGCACAGTGTTTCCGCGTTGGGCGGAACGCTCTGCTGCACGAATGATGTTGCGGCGCCACCACTTCGCTGCACCGAAGCCCTCACCATAAGACAGGTTGCGGGCCTGGTGCAGTTCTCCACTGGCAAGGTCGTGTACGCCACGGGTGGAAGCGGCGAGCTGGAAACCAAACTCTGGCAGCACCTCGAGCGTGCCCGGTGACATGCGCCAACGCGGCGGAGCGAAAATCGGGAATTCAAAGCCCAGCTTCGCCATCTGGCGGGTCGCACCCGCTAAGCGCAGCTTCGCCTCGTGGGCATCGAGGTTCGCGAACTCTGCACGGCGGCCTTGGACTGCTTGGTCAAAGCCATTGAGGATGAGCACTCGGCCTGCCTCCTGCTGTTCTTTGAGCCAGCTGCGCGTCGAGGAATCCTTGGCCAGATGCCAGTTGCCATCGATATGCGGAGCCACCAGCAGGGAGGCCGGGATCCCCTGCTTATCCAACTGGGTCAGCAGGTGGTTAGCCTGCTTCCGAGTGTCATCGAAAATACTGGAAATAGAAACCAGAAGTTGGCCTTGCATGAGGCAAATTATCGCACACCATGTGGGAGTTCGCGCGCCGAGTACGCGGCGCTACTCCACGTGGCCAGTGGCCTTGTTGATGGTCCACGCGGTCTCGAAGGCGTTTTGGCGCCACTTGTCGTAGCGACCAGAAACACCGCCGTGGCCGGCTGCCATTTCGGTCTTGAGCAAGAACTCGCCGCCGGTGGCCTTGTCGCGCAGTTGGGCAATCCACTTGGCCGGCTCCACATAGAGCACGCGGGTGTCGTTCAGCGAGGTCACTGCAAGGATGTCGGGGTAATCCTGGGCGGTGACGTTCTCATAAGGCGCGTAGGTCTTCATGTAGTCGTAGACCTCCGGGTCGTGGAAGGGATCGCCCCACTCTTCCCACTCGACGATGGTCAGTGGAAGTTCTGGCTTCAGAATCGAGGTCAGCGGATCCACGAAAGGCACGACAGCCTGGATACCAACGAAGCGGTCCGGAGCCATGTTCGCAATAGCGCCCATGAGCAGTCCACCTGCGGAACCGCCCTCGGCGACCATCTGCTGTGGGGTGGTCACACCGCGGTTGATGAGGTCATCGGCAACTGCAATAAAGTCAGTGAAGGTGTTCTTCTTCTGCAGCAGCTTGCCTTCGTCGTACCACTTGCGGCCCATCTCGCCGCCGCCGCGGACATGGGCGACGACGTAGATCATGCCGCGGTCGAGCATCGATAAGCGTGTGACCGAGAAGTACGGATCCATGCTGGTCTCGTAGGAACCGTAACCATAAAGCAGAGTCGGGTTGGCCTGCGTGCGGTCCAGGTCGCTGCGATGTACGACAGAAACCGGGATGCGGGTGCCGTCCTCGGCGGTGCTCCACATGCGGTAGGCAACGTAGTCATCCTTGGTGTAACCACCGGGGACTTCCTGTTCCTTGAGCAAGGTGTAAGTGCCGGTAGCGACTTCGTAGTCGAAGAGCTGGGAAGGCTGAATGTAGGAGGTGTAGCTTACGCGCAGCTTCGGTGCGTCCCACTCCGGGTTGCCGCCGATGCCGACGGTGTAGAGCTCTTCTTCGAAGTGCAGCTCGTGCAATTCGCCGAAGTCCTTCCCGACCGGGATGATGGCCGCACGGCCGATGCCCTCGCGGCGGTAAGCAACCACAATCTGGTCGCGGTAGGTATCCACTGCTTCCACGCGGGTGGTCTCCGAATGCGGAACCAGGGTAGTCAGTTCGGTCAGGGGCTGAAGGTCATCGGCAAGCGTGTAGCCGACCTCGAAATTCGGGCCCGTCGCATTGTGGGTGACCACCCAGTAGTCCTTATCGCCGACCACGGCATGGTCGACGTCATATTCCACGCCAGACTCGCGCTCCCACAGGCGCTGCAGTTCGCCTTCGGGATTGTCCTGTTCGAGCGCCCAGAACTCACTGGTGAGCTTCGAACCAACGCCCACGACCAGGTACTTGTCGCTGCGGGTGGTGCCGACACCGACGCTGAAGTGCGGGTCGTCTTCTTCGAAAATGACCACGTCATCTTCTTGGGTGGTGCCCACCTTGTGGCGCCACACCTTATCCGGGCGCCAGGCGTCATCGACGGTGGTGTAGAAAATGTAATCCTCACCAATCCAGGTCGCGCCGTAGAAAATGCCGGTCAAACGATCGCTGAGCAGTTCGCCGGTCTCCAAATCCTTGATGGAAAGCTCGAAGCGCTCATCACCGGCATAGTCCACGGAATACGCCAGCAAACGACCCGAGGGCGAGACCGAACCGGCACCCAGGGCGAAGAAGTCGTGGCCCTCGGCGAGCTCGTTGGCATCGAGAAACACCTGCTCCCCTTCCGGCTTTCCCTGCTCCGGAATGACCGGCGGGGTCCAGGGATCCTCGCCCTCGCTGACCGGGATACGGCAGGAGTAACCGTAATTCTTACCCTCCGCCGTGCGGCCGTAGTACCAGTACTTACCGCGGCGCACCGGGACGGACATATCCGTTTCCTTAATGCGTGACTTAATCTCCTGGAAGATGTTCTCGCTCAAGCCTTCCAGGTGCTTGGTCTGGGATTCGGTGTAGTCATTTTCCGCGCGCAGGTAGTCCAGCGCCTCCGGCGACTCCTTATCACGCATCCACTCGTAGTTGTCTACAAAGCTACGACCATGGAACTCACGCGTAATCGGGTGCTTCGCCGCTACCGGCGCACCAGCAGAAACATTCTTCGAATCAGTCATAGCGCACCAGTCTACGTCCGTTAAGCCTTAAGCCGCACGGACGGGTGAACGACGAAAAAGAGGGCTGCTGCCAGTTGGCAACAACCCTCTAAGAGGAAGACTTACATTAGTCGTTCTTCTTGGTGCGCTCCTCGATGGTCTCGCGCGCATCCTTCACAGCGCCTTTGACCTTGTCGAAGAAACCACCCTTGGAAGAATCATCGGACTGGGCGTCCTCGATCTTCTCACCGACGAAGTCCTTAGCGCGGTTGAACGCATCACTTACAGCGCCGCCAGCCTCAGCAGCCTTTTCCTTCAGCTGCTCCACGGTGTCGTTGGTGTCGTTGGAGTCGTCCTTGACCTCGGCGTCGTCACTGGACAGCTCCGGATCCAGGTTGATGTCATCGGTGGACTCTGGAACCTCGCCTTCAGCTTCGACCTGCAGGTCCGGCTGCTCAGGAGCTTCAGCGATGTGCTCTTCGGAAGCCTCGCCGACCATGGAG is a window of Corynebacterium camporealensis DNA encoding:
- the purL gene encoding phosphoribosylformylglycinamidine synthase subunit PurL — translated: MTVHNDTVEQASTSPEQDQPFRELGLKDDEYQRIRDILGRRPTDAELTMYSVMWSEHCSYKSSKTHLRYFGETMTEEMGEKILAGIGENAGVVDIGDGNAVTFRVESHNHPSYVEPYQGAATGVGGIVRDIMAMGARPIAVMDQLRFGAADAPDTKRVLPGVVEGIGGYGNSLGLPNIGGETVFDESYAGNPLVNALCVGTLKVDDLKLAFASGTGNKVMLFGSRTGLDGIGGVSVLASDTFEDGAERKLPAVQVGDPFAEKVLIECCLDLYNAGVVVGIQDLGGAGLACATSELAAAGDGGMEINLDNVPLRAANMTAAEILASESQERMCAVVAPENVEKFREICAHWDVTCAEIGEVTTGEHLIIRHQGEVVVDAPAATIADEAPVYDRPYARPEWQDELQEFNGVERASLSDALKQLVASPALCSRDFITNQYDRYVRGNTVQSHHADSGVLRIDEETGRGVAVSADASGRYTKLDPNMGARLALAEAYRNVAVTGARPVAITNCLNYGSPENPDVMWQFRESVHGLADGAVELGIPVSGGNVSFYNQTGEEPILPTPVVGVLGVMDDVHRANGHELGKRTEPEVVIALGETRDEFGGSIWQQLAGSEGNMLSGLPPQVDLANEKRLADFFADNDLLTAAHDVSEGGIAVAAFEMVKRTGKGLNLNLENVHEDAFVAAFSESASRVLVGTTSDRIDGVLARAAELGIPAAVIGETNDSGNLTLGEEDIALTDLVAAWSTTLPDLFGHAVGANSVVE
- a CDS encoding acyl-CoA dehydrogenase family protein produces the protein MLLNKNKKENEFAPGVDGPDNSTPAEIRPDHAKAEPNSPARLPMKPDPAIVPELQALLEGENPEFRARMREFGENPDLYPRSDLPLEEQRRHTMEGVRAVGEEGYFLAGFREENGGSSNPRDALTTLEALASINGSLAIKSGVQWGLWGGAVDQLGTERHSEWARKAASLEVPGCFAMTEHGHGSDVQSLETVATYDVETQEFVIDTPRDSAVKNYIGNAAADGRAAAVFAQLVTPDSDGRSNGVHCFIVPIRDEEGNALPGITIGDHGHKGGLVGVDNGTLAFDKVRIPRENLLNRFADVDEKGHYSSPIKSKNARFFTMLGTLIRGRIAVSGAAGGATQASLDIAVRYANRRRQFPGATGHEKKLIDYRSHRRRLLIPLARTYALQLLQNQILDRYHEQVQQQNSGAWSVTEPNEEQKFASREMESLAAAIKSAQTAHANKTIQECREACGGAGYMSENRLTTYRADADVYATFEGDNTVLIQMVGKNLLTAYGRDMSDMSPWDTVRYVAETAGDVVRRRTGFTTRLQGIRDLVTAEENHSLFEANYQAQLIDDRAQSVLKSLVRRVAPARSADKVQAAAIMNKVQDHLIAAGWARVDTLLVQAMVEAEEKLEEGSQARKVFEQLRHLFVFDSIVQHAGWYQEHNMLPASRVKAARAAINDLVDSLAPWSVVLVDAFGIPAEASNVPMLNSSGVDPKRD
- the purQ gene encoding phosphoribosylformylglycinamidine synthase subunit PurQ, with product MSAKIGVITFPGTLDDVDAARAARTAGAQVVDLWHADADLHGVDAVVVPGGFSYGDYLRSGAISALAPVMRSVIEAADKGMPVLGICNGFQILTETGLLPGALTRNKGLHFHCTDAVLEVANAETAWTNQFEQGQHILIPSKHGEGRFQASAETLARLEGEGQVVFRYLDNYNGSLNSIAGITNERGNVVGLMPHPEHAIEMLTGPSLDGLGLFKSALEAIAQPAA
- the trhA gene encoding PAQR family membrane homeostasis protein TrhA, encoding MRHSEEATKAAEEELSSQSPGVVAHTIWVADRGTRPVTRGWGHLIAAILSVIASTVLITYSWMTLPWAQALGVTVYGVGLVGLFGVSALYHRWPWPTARAVQWWRRADHATIAVFIASTYTPLCLIVLEPATAAWMLGTAWAGAILGVILNLVWIDHPRWLDVVVYLALGWLILPLLPTLWNAAGPAVVWLLFAGGVIYSLGAVVYGLKWPGRNARWYGYHEHFHTATIAAAVVHLVAIWMVVV
- the purS gene encoding phosphoribosylformylglycinamidine synthase subunit PurS, with protein sequence MTRVVVNVMPKAEILDPQGQAVVRALGRIGVNGVSDVRQGKRFELEVDDSVSDADLDKVASTLLANTVIEDYEVVSVESGKEA